The window CGGTTTTACCATCGACGTATTCCGCGATACCGAAGGTGAACCTGAAGAGTTCGATATCGACCTGGATGAATTCAGCGATGAGATCGAAACCTGGATCATTGATGAACTAAAACGTGTGGGTTGTGATACCGCACGCAGCGTTTTGGACCTCACAATTGACGAATTAGAGAGAAGGACCGACCTGGAGCGTGAAACCATTGTGGATATCCAGCGCGTCCTCCAGGAAGAGTTCGACAAGGAATAATTAACCTGTTTCATCACTGCTCCATTGAGCGGTGGTGGTGACCATAAAAACAAAACAAGGTCTGCAAGGGGCAGACGCAAATAGTAAGAATGGCAGAATCTACAACACCAAGATTGATGGCGGCAGCCAAGGAGTTCAACATCGGCAAGGACACGCTGGTGGACTTTTTGGTAAGCAAAGGCTTTAACCGTGATGATCTTAAACCAACTTCCAAGCTGACGGATGATATGTATCATGCCCTCCAGCGGGAGTTTCAAGGCGATAAGGTTGCTAAGATCAAGAGCGACCAGATCGACCTGCCCAAGGGTGGTATGCAGGACCAGAAGAAGAAGAAGGAAGAAGAACTCGCGGTAAAACGCGATGTAAAGAAAGCAGCTGAACCAGAAAAAGAAGCTCCTGCCATCTCCCAACCTGCACCTGAGCCGGTTGTGGAGCCAGTTAGTACTGTTGCGCCTGAGCCAGTCCCTGCTCCCCAGCCCGCACCTGAGCCAGAACCTGCTCCGGTAGTTGAGGTGAAAGCTCCGCAATCCCCTGTTGCAGAGGAGAAGGAGCCAGAAGTGAAGCCTGCGGAGCCAGTCGTAGTCGGTGGTCCCAAGATCATCGATAAGATCGACCTGTCGGCTATTGATTCCTCTACCCGTCCCAAGAAAGTAGTGAAGAAACAGGAAGAGCCAAAAGCCCCTGCTGAGCCGCAACAAGTTGCCCAGCCTGAACCGGTAAAAGAGCAGCCTGTGACTGCACCGGAGCCTGTAACAGCCGTGAAGCCTGAAGCCCCGGCTGAAGAGGAAGCTCCGCCAGTTATTGAAAATATCCAGGCAGAACGCCTAACCGGACCTAAGATCCTTGGTAAGATCGAACTGCCTGTTGACAGTGATACCCGTCCTAAACCCGGCGCTTCTTCCGCTGATGAGAAACGCAAGCGCAAGCGCATCCCCATTGACAAGAAGGGTGATAATATCCCCCGTCAACAGGGTGGTGGTCAGCAGCAAGGCGACAGAAGAGGTCCTCAACAAGGACAGCAAGGTGGTGGTGGACGATTCCAGCGACCCGGCCAGGGTGGCGGCCAACGTGGCGATAACCGTCGCGGTGGACAACATGGTGGCCAGCGTGGTGATAACCGCAGGGAAGTGAAGGAGATCGACCAGAAAGAGATCCAGGAGAAGATCAGGCAAACCCAGGCCAAACTTGCCGGTGGAACCGGTAAGGGCAGGAGCCTGAAAGCTAAGCTCCGCAGGGAAAAGCGCCAGGAAATGGCTGAACAGATGGGCGATGAAATGCAGGATAACACGCTGCAGGTTACTGAGTTCATCAGTGTAGCCGAACTGGCCAGCCTGATGGATGTAAGCTATGCTGAAGTGATCGGCAAGTGTATGGGTCTGGGTATGATGGTAAGCATCAACCAGCGCCTGGATGCCGAAGTGATCGAACTGGTGGCCAGTGAATTTGGTTTTACCGTAGAGTTCATCGGATTGGAAGATGCGGAAGCCATGGATGAAGAGGAAACAGTAGACGATCCGGAGGACCTGAAGCATCGCTCTCCGATTGTTACCATCATGGGTCACGTTGACCATGGTAAGACCTCCTTGCTCGACTATATCCGTAGCGCCAACGTAGTGGCCGGTGAGGCGGGTGGTATCACCCAGCACATTGGTGCCTACACGGTGGATGTGGGTAATGGCAAGAAGATCACCTTCCTGGATACACCTGGTCACGAAGCGTTTACCGCGATGCGTGCCCGTGGTGCCAAGGTTACCGATATCGCTGTTATCGTGGTTGCCGCAGATGATGCGGTGATGCCACAGACCAAGGAAGCCATCAGCCACGCACAGGCTGCAGGTGTTCCCATGATCTTTGCCATCAACAAGATCGATAAGGACGGAGCGAATCCGCAAAAGATATATGAGCAACTGGCCGGTATGAACATCCTCGTTGAAGAATGGGGTGGTAAGTTCCAAAGCCAGGAACTGAGTGCCAAGAAGGGCCTCAATGTTGACCTGCTGCTCGAGAAGATCCTGCTTGAAGCGGAACTGCTTGAACTGAAAGCCAATCCGGAGCGTGAAGCCAATGGTACCATCATCGAAGCCTCGCTGGACAAGGGTCGTGGTTATGTGGCAACAGTACTGGTTCAGAATGGTACCCTTCACCAGGGCGACCTGGTAGTTTCAGGCCAATATTTCGGTCGCGTTAAAGCGATGTTCAACGAACGCAACAAGAAGATGGAAAACGCACCTCCATCAACCCCGGTATTGATCCTGGGCCTGAATGGTGCGCCACAAGCCGGTGAAACCTTCCGTGTATTTGAAGACGAAAGTGAAGCCAAGGAAGTCGCCAACCGTCGTGCACAGATCCTGCGTGAGCAAGGTATCCGCACGAAGAAGCACATTACCCTGGATGAAATTGGTCGTCGTCTGGCACTGGGTAACTTCAAGCAGCTGAACCTCATCATCAAGGGTGATGTGGATGGTTCCGTAGAAGCGCTGAGTGACTCATTGATCAAGTTGTCAACCGAAGAGATCGCTGTTAGCGTGGTACATAAGGCTGTAGGTGCCATCACCGAAAGTGACGTATTGCTGGCAACAGCCTCCGATGCGATCATTGTTGGCTTTAACGTACGTGCCTCCAACCAGGCTGCCCGTCTTGCTGATAACGAAGGCGTTCAGATCAAGACCTACTCCATCATCTACAACGCAATTGAAGAGATCAAGAGCGCCATGGAAGGTATGTTGGAGCCCAAGGTTCAGGAGAAGGAAGTGGCTACCGTTGAGATCCGTGAGGTGTACAAGTTCGACAAGGCTACCGTCGCCGGTTGTTTGGTTACCGAAGGTAAACTCAAGCGTGATGGCAAGATCCGCCTCTTCCGTGACGGTGTATTGATCTACCCACGTACCGAAGGTGCGTTTGCTGAACTGGGATCATTGAAGCGCTACAAGGACGATGTGAAGGAAGTGCCCAATAACATGGAGTGCGGTCTTACCCTCAAGAACTTCAACGATATCCAGGTAGGCGATACCATCGTGGCCTTCGAGGAAGAAGAAGTAAAAAGAACCCTGTAAAAGGAATGGTCCGTTTGGCAGTACCAACTGCCAGACGGACCCCTATTATATTGTTAAATCCCCGGGCCAGGAAAGGTAAAGCGGTTAAGCTGCCCTATCTTGGCCTTTGCTATTGGCAAATATGAAGAAGTTAAGTGTCCTGATATTGACCCTGCTGGGAACCGGCCTGGCCTTTGCCCAGACCAAGAAAGTTGTGGCTGATAAGATCATTGGTGTAGTGGGAGACAAGATCATCCTGCAGTCGGATATCAACAATGCCATTCTGGACGCCCAAAGACAGGGCGGTGCCCTGCCTCCCAACCCGGAATGTTTTATCATGGAACAGGCCCTGGCCCAAAAGGCCCTGGTACTGCAGGCCGAGAAAGACTCCCTCGTGGTTAGTGAAGACGAGATCGAAGCCCTCCTGGAAAACCAGATCCGCGGCTTCGTGAATATGTATGGATCAAAGGACGCACTGGAACAGATCGCCGGCCGGACTGTTTACCAGATCAAGGAAGATTTCCGCCAGTCCTTCAAGGAGCGTAAGCTGGCTGAAATGATGCGGAACAAGATTGTGGAGAATATCAAGATCACCCCAACAGAAGTAAAAGCCTATTACGATAAGATCCCCAAAGACAGCCTTCCCTTTTATGAAAGTGAAGTGGAAGTGGGTGAGATCATCATTTACCCAAAGGCCAGCAGGGAACTGGAGTTGTATGCCATTGAAGAGTTAACGGATATGAAGCGCCAGGTGGAAGAGGGCAAGAAGAAATTCGAGACCCTTGCGAGCCTTTATACTGATGACCCCGGAAGCAAGAACAGTGGCGGCATGTATAATGTCAACCGTACTGAGAAGCAATGGGACCCCGCTTTCCTGAACAACGCATTCCGTCTTAAGGAAGGCCAGATATCCCCTGTATTTAAATCCCGCTTCGGTTATCATATCATTCAAATGGTTAACCGTGCCGGTGATGATGCTACCGTGAGGCATATCCTCAAGATCCCCCAGATCACAGAAACTGAGATCGACCTGGTAAAGAACAAACTCGACTCCATCCGTAATATGATCCTTGAAAACAAGATCGGCTTTGGTGAGGCGGTGAACAAGTTCAGCGATGATGAAGGATCGAAATTCACCGGTGGAATCAGGCAGTGCGGCAATGGTACCTTCTGCGCCATTGACCAGTTGGACAAGGCGATGGTAGTGGCTTTGCGCGACCTTAAACCCGGTGATATTTCCAAGCCTATCCCTTATGAGGATGAGCGTGGCAAGAAAGGGGTTAGGATCGTCTACTTCAAGAACAGGACAGAGCCGCACAGGGAGAACCTGAAAGATGATTACGACAGGTTGGCCCAGAAAGCCCTCGAGGAAAAGAAGTTTGAAGCGATTGAAAAATGGTTCACCTCCAAGATACCAACTTACTACCTGGTAATTGATCCCCAATTTACCACTTGTGACCAGCTGGGTATCTGGATGAAGAATATTACCAGGAATCAATGATCCGCAACGCATTATTGAAGAACCAATAATT is drawn from Flavihumibacter rivuli and contains these coding sequences:
- a CDS encoding peptidylprolyl isomerase — protein: MKKLSVLILTLLGTGLAFAQTKKVVADKIIGVVGDKIILQSDINNAILDAQRQGGALPPNPECFIMEQALAQKALVLQAEKDSLVVSEDEIEALLENQIRGFVNMYGSKDALEQIAGRTVYQIKEDFRQSFKERKLAEMMRNKIVENIKITPTEVKAYYDKIPKDSLPFYESEVEVGEIIIYPKASRELELYAIEELTDMKRQVEEGKKKFETLASLYTDDPGSKNSGGMYNVNRTEKQWDPAFLNNAFRLKEGQISPVFKSRFGYHIIQMVNRAGDDATVRHILKIPQITETEIDLVKNKLDSIRNMILENKIGFGEAVNKFSDDEGSKFTGGIRQCGNGTFCAIDQLDKAMVVALRDLKPGDISKPIPYEDERGKKGVRIVYFKNRTEPHRENLKDDYDRLAQKALEEKKFEAIEKWFTSKIPTYYLVIDPQFTTCDQLGIWMKNITRNQ
- the infB gene encoding translation initiation factor IF-2, coding for MAESTTPRLMAAAKEFNIGKDTLVDFLVSKGFNRDDLKPTSKLTDDMYHALQREFQGDKVAKIKSDQIDLPKGGMQDQKKKKEEELAVKRDVKKAAEPEKEAPAISQPAPEPVVEPVSTVAPEPVPAPQPAPEPEPAPVVEVKAPQSPVAEEKEPEVKPAEPVVVGGPKIIDKIDLSAIDSSTRPKKVVKKQEEPKAPAEPQQVAQPEPVKEQPVTAPEPVTAVKPEAPAEEEAPPVIENIQAERLTGPKILGKIELPVDSDTRPKPGASSADEKRKRKRIPIDKKGDNIPRQQGGGQQQGDRRGPQQGQQGGGGRFQRPGQGGGQRGDNRRGGQHGGQRGDNRREVKEIDQKEIQEKIRQTQAKLAGGTGKGRSLKAKLRREKRQEMAEQMGDEMQDNTLQVTEFISVAELASLMDVSYAEVIGKCMGLGMMVSINQRLDAEVIELVASEFGFTVEFIGLEDAEAMDEEETVDDPEDLKHRSPIVTIMGHVDHGKTSLLDYIRSANVVAGEAGGITQHIGAYTVDVGNGKKITFLDTPGHEAFTAMRARGAKVTDIAVIVVAADDAVMPQTKEAISHAQAAGVPMIFAINKIDKDGANPQKIYEQLAGMNILVEEWGGKFQSQELSAKKGLNVDLLLEKILLEAELLELKANPEREANGTIIEASLDKGRGYVATVLVQNGTLHQGDLVVSGQYFGRVKAMFNERNKKMENAPPSTPVLILGLNGAPQAGETFRVFEDESEAKEVANRRAQILREQGIRTKKHITLDEIGRRLALGNFKQLNLIIKGDVDGSVEALSDSLIKLSTEEIAVSVVHKAVGAITESDVLLATASDAIIVGFNVRASNQAARLADNEGVQIKTYSIIYNAIEEIKSAMEGMLEPKVQEKEVATVEIREVYKFDKATVAGCLVTEGKLKRDGKIRLFRDGVLIYPRTEGAFAELGSLKRYKDDVKEVPNNMECGLTLKNFNDIQVGDTIVAFEEEEVKRTL